Proteins encoded by one window of Pseudonocardia sp. HH130629-09:
- the istB gene encoding IS21-like element helper ATPase IstB translates to MTTTPPKITTDPAGSSGPAGPVLAAVPDGLPAMIAYLTRVLKTPTIAASWEQLAAQAREENWSHEEYLGALLQRQVADRESKGTVMRIRTAHFPQVKTLEDFNLDHLPSLRRDILAHLATSTFVAKCENVILLGPPGIGKTHLAIGLGVKAAHAGYSVLFDTASNWITRLAAAHQSGRLEAELKKIRRYKLIIIDEVGYIPFDQDAANLFFQLIASRYEQGSVMVTSNLPFGRWGETFSDDVVAAAMIDCQVPGSIEARFSRSGGLPGGFCDGVQGLVLNGRDQAELAV, encoded by the coding sequence ATGACAACCACACCACCGAAGATCACCACCGACCCCGCTGGGAGCTCGGGGCCGGCCGGTCCGGTGCTGGCCGCGGTCCCCGACGGACTGCCGGCGATGATCGCCTACCTGACCCGGGTCCTGAAGACCCCGACCATCGCGGCCAGCTGGGAACAGCTTGCCGCCCAGGCCCGTGAGGAGAACTGGTCGCACGAGGAGTATCTGGGCGCGCTGCTGCAGCGCCAGGTCGCCGACCGCGAGTCCAAGGGCACGGTCATGCGGATCCGCACCGCGCACTTCCCCCAGGTCAAGACCTTGGAGGACTTCAACCTCGACCATCTGCCCTCGCTGCGCCGCGACATCCTGGCCCACCTGGCCACGAGCACGTTCGTCGCCAAGTGCGAGAACGTGATCCTGCTCGGCCCGCCCGGGATCGGGAAGACCCACCTCGCGATCGGGCTCGGCGTCAAAGCCGCCCACGCCGGCTACTCGGTCCTGTTCGACACCGCCAGCAACTGGATCACCAGACTCGCCGCCGCGCACCAGAGCGGCCGGCTCGAGGCCGAGCTGAAGAAGATCCGCCGCTACAAACTGATCATCATCGACGAGGTCGGCTACATCCCGTTCGACCAGGACGCAGCGAACCTGTTCTTCCAGCTCATCGCTTCCCGCTATGAACAAGGCAGCGTCATGGTCACCAGCAATCTGCCCTTCGGCCGCTGGGGCGAGACCTTCTCCGACGACGTCGTCGCCGCAGCCATGATCGACTGTCAAGTCCCGGGTTCGATAGAGGCTCGGTTCTCACGCTCCGGCGGGTTGCCGGGCGGGTTCTGTGACGGCGTGCAGGGCCTCGTGCTCAACGGGCGGGATCAGGCCGAGCTCGCCGTGTAG